In Ahaetulla prasina isolate Xishuangbanna chromosome 6, ASM2864084v1, whole genome shotgun sequence, a single window of DNA contains:
- the NMUR1 gene encoding neuromedin-U receptor 1: MELLGPMASGDSINGSTPEGKLSPFNPELLNMTAEELRVRFLGPRRSGFFIPICTTYLLIFVVGSVGNIITCLVIVQHRFMRTPTNYYLFSLAISDLLVLLLGMPLEIYEMWSNYPFLLGAGGCCFKTLLFEAVCFASILNVTALSVERYIAVVHPLKAKYVVTKNHAQKVILMVWIFSIICSIPNTSLHGIQTLYVPGWGVVPDSDTCTLVKSPLVYNLLIQVTTIIFFFIPMAVISVLYLLIGLQLRKEKLLEALEAKTGSRSDYHSVRLQQKKARRRQVTNMLFMLVVVFGICWAPFHTDRLVWSFVTHWTDQMQHMFQYVHILSGVFFYLSSAANPILYNLMSSRFREMFKDVMCRRRSRRWRSHKRSPSSLRTTVRTTVLEHVPGSHGLPLSDMEDNEGAPVGDNMDE, from the exons ATGGAGCTGCTGGGCCCCATGGCTTCTGGAGACTCGATCAACGGCAGCACGCCGGAAGGGAAACTGAGTCCCTTCAACCCCGAGCTACTGAACATGACGGCCGAGGAACTGCGCGTGAGATTCCTGGGTCCCCGCCGGTCGGGTTTCTTCATTCCCATCTGCACTACTTACCTACTGATTTTTGTGGTGGGGTCCGTGGGCAACATTATCACTTGCTTGGTGATCGTCCAGCACCGCTTCATGCGGACGCCCACCAACTATTACCTGTTCAGCTTGGCCATCTCGGACCTCCTGGTGCTCCTCCTTGGCATGCCGTTGGAGATCTACGAGATGTGGAGCAACTACCCCTTCCTCTTAGGAGCCGGTGGCTGCTGCTTCAAGACCCTACTCTTCGAGGCCGTGTGCTTTGCGTCCATCCTCAATGTGACGGCCCTCAGCGTGGAACGCTACATTGCCGTGGTCCACCCGCTCAAAGCCAAGTACGTGGTGACCAAAAACCACGCCCAGAAGGTCATCCTCATGGTTTGGATCTTCTCCATCATCTGTTCCATCCCAAACACCAGCCTACACGGGATACAGACTCTCTACGTGCCCGGATGGGGTGTAGTTCCCGATTCAGATACCTGCACTCTGGTGAAGTCCCCCTTGGTCTACAACCTCCTCATCCAGGTCACTAccattatcttcttcttcatcccCATGGCCGTCATCAGCGTCCTCTATCTGCTCATCGGCCTTCAGCTGCGGAAGGAGAAGCTGCTGGAGGCCCTGGAGGCCAAAACGGGAAGCCGCTCCGACTACCACAGCGTCCGTCTCCAGCAGAAGAAAGCTCGGCGGAGGCAGGTGACCAATATGTTGT TCATGCTGGTGGTGGTGTTTGGCATCTGCTGGGCCCCCTTCCACACCGACCGGCTCGTCTGGAGCTTCGTCACTCACTGGACGGACCAGATGCAGCACATGTTCCAGTACGTTCACATCCTCTCGGGGGTCTTCTTCTACCTGAGCTCGGCCGCCAACCCCATCCTCTACAACCTGATGTCCAGCCGCTTCCGCGAGATGTTCAAGGACGTGATGTGCCGCAGGCGGTCCCGGAGATGGAGGTCCCACAAGCGTTCGCCCAGCAGCCTGCGCACCACCGTGCGCACCACCGTTTTGGAACACGTCCCAGGAAGCCATGGGCTGCCCCTCTCTGATATGGAGGACAACGAAGGGGCCCCAGTAGGAGACAACATGGATGAATGA